The Kitasatospora setae KM-6054 genome contains a region encoding:
- a CDS encoding phosphopantetheine-binding protein — MDTATADEFTRFLRPYCRELPPDRALTDDTLLVEVGIDSLLVVELVTAIEDHYGIEFPEELLAPDTFTTPGTLRLALEPLL; from the coding sequence ATGGACACCGCTACCGCCGACGAGTTCACCCGTTTCCTCCGCCCGTACTGCCGCGAACTGCCGCCCGACCGCGCGCTGACCGACGACACCCTGCTGGTCGAGGTCGGCATCGACTCCCTGCTCGTGGTGGAACTGGTCACCGCGATCGAGGACCACTACGGGATCGAGTTCCCGGAGGAACTGCTCGCCCCCGACACCTTCACCACCCCCGGCACCCTGCGGCTCGCCCTGGAGCCGCTGCTGTGA